The stretch of DNA GACGCCGCTTTTTGCAAGTCCCAGTACCAGTACTTTTTTAGATGTAAATTGTGTAATGCTTTTCATTTATAATACCTCCATCATAACGACAATAAAGGCTGCAAGGAATGCCGTTGACCAAAAGACGACGACAACTTTCCATTCAGACCATCCGGATAATTCAAAATGGTGATGAAGAGGACTCATTTTAAATATTCGTTTTCCAGTCGTTTTAAAACTGATGACTTGTAAAATTACGGACAGCGTTTCTGCAACGAATATGATCCCAACAAGCAGCAACAAAAGCTCTTGCTTAACTAAAATCGAAACCATCGCCAGAGCTCCACCCAGTGCGAGCGAACCAGTATCCCCCATAAATAATTTAGCAGGATTTGCATTGAAAATTAAGAAACCAAGAAGTGCGCCTGTTACGGCAAACGCGAAAATCGCTATATCTTGTTGATTGTAATACATGGCCAATACGCCAAATGTCGTAAAAGCAATGGAGGCTGTTCCTGAAACTAAGCCGTCCAGTCCATCTGTCAAATTGACTGCATTCGAGAATCCTACCAGCCAAAACACCATGAATAATACATAGGCAAAGCCAAGATCAACTGACCAGTCCGTGAACGGTATACCTACTGTAGTTTCAAATGGACCTTGCTTTAACAAGAAGAAAGAGGCTACGGCAATAACGATTTGCCCTATCAATTTTTGTAAGGATGTTAATCCTAAATTTCTTTTTAATACAACTTTAATAAAGTCATCCAAAAAGCCAATGACGCCAAAACCGACAAACACGATGACTAAAACAATCGTTTGTGTGGTTAACATTTCCAAATAAAAAGCAACGCCTAGAGTCGTGAGGACAATGGAAACAATAAAAACAAGCCCTCCCATCGTAGGGGTGCCGGCTTTTTTCATATGGGATTGAGGACCTTCCTCACGGATACTTTGACCAAACTTCATTCGCTTTAATGCCGGAATGAAAAGTGGAGTTAACAGTATCGTAAGGAAAAAGCCAATCCCTACAATCATAAGTGTTGTTGCGAGTGTCATATGTATTCTCCTTCAAATAAACGATGGTTGTCGTTATTACTATTATTCACCTAAGTATAAATGAACCGTACCGTCTACAGACATTAAACTGTCTGCTTTTGGAAGCTGGGAGATGATTTTATTTCCCGTCCCGTGCCATTCAATTCTGAAAGGCTCTTCCATTTTAATCACTTTATTTTTCTCGAGACCTACTAGTTCAGGTACTCGCAATTGCATTGCATCTCCCCAACGATACTCTTTTTCAAGTTGATCTTTGGCAGAATTCTTGAATCCAATAAAAGGAGCACTATCTTCAATGATTTGTCCTACAATCGGTGCAGCAATAACTCCACCGAACTGCAACACGTGTTTTGGATTATCTATGGCGATATATACCACGATTTCAGGGTCGTTAGCCGGTGCAAAGCCAATAAACGAAACAATGTATTGCCCTTCTACATAGCGACCGTTAACAGCCTTTTGAGCAGTCCCTGTTTTCCCTCCAATGCGCATCGTATCGCGGAATGCATTTCGGCCTGAGCCGTTCGCCACAACTGATTCCAATGCTTCACGAACTTGTTTGGATGTTTCTTCAGAAATAACCTGTCTTACTTTCGTTGGTTTGTTTTCCTTTATCACTTCGTTCGTTTGTTCATTGTAAATTCGATTTACAACATAGGGTTGAAACAAAGTACCGCCATTGACAGCAGCTGATACTGCCTGAACTTGTTGAATGGGTGTTGTTGATATTCCTTGGCCGAACGATGTAGTCGCATGTTCGACTGGTCCATAACTTCCTTTAGAAAACAGAATTCCTGAGGATTCACCAGCAATGGATGATCCTGTTTTTTGCCCAAAACCAA from Paenisporosarcina sp. FSL H8-0542 encodes:
- the mraY gene encoding phospho-N-acetylmuramoyl-pentapeptide-transferase, whose translation is MTLATTLMIVGIGFFLTILLTPLFIPALKRMKFGQSIREEGPQSHMKKAGTPTMGGLVFIVSIVLTTLGVAFYLEMLTTQTIVLVIVFVGFGVIGFLDDFIKVVLKRNLGLTSLQKLIGQIVIAVASFFLLKQGPFETTVGIPFTDWSVDLGFAYVLFMVFWLVGFSNAVNLTDGLDGLVSGTASIAFTTFGVLAMYYNQQDIAIFAFAVTGALLGFLIFNANPAKLFMGDTGSLALGGALAMVSILVKQELLLLLVGIIFVAETLSVILQVISFKTTGKRIFKMSPLHHHFELSGWSEWKVVVVFWSTAFLAAFIVVMMEVL